The genome window TGACCCCGCCGCGTGCGCCGGCCGACGGGGGTTCGGCGGTCGCGGAGGTGATCCGGGCGGTGCGCGCCAGCACGATCAGGAAGAGCGCGCCGAGGATCGTCGTCACGACGCCGGTCGGTACTTCGAGGGCGCGCTGCGGGCTGATGATCGCGCGGAGCAGCACGTCGGCGCCCAGCAGGAGCGCCGCGCCCAGCGCCGCGGAGAACGGCAGCAGCGCGGCGTGCCGGTGCAGGCCCGGCACCACCGGCGCGAGCAGCCGCGCCAGTGCCGGGGCGGCGAGGCCGACGAACCCGATGGGGCCGGCCAGCGTCACCGCGGCCGCGGCCAGCAGGACCGCCAGCGCGATCGCGGCCACGCGGACCCGTCCCACGTGGACACCCAGCGTCCTGGCGTGGTCGTCACCGACGTGGACGAGGTCGAGCCGCCGGGACAGGCCGAGCAGCGCGGCCACCGCCACGCCGATCAGGGGGCCGAGGGTGCGGACGCCGCCGAGCCCGTTCTGCTCCAGCGATCCCTCGCCCCACGCGAACAGGCCGCGGGTTTCCTGGGCGTAGAGCAGCAGCAGGACCTGGGTCACCGAAATGAGGGCCAGCGAGATGGCGGTACCCGCCAGCACCAGCCGGATGATCCCGGTGCCGCCGGTGCCGGACAGCGCGAGCACGAACACGGCCGCGGCCAGCCCGCCCGCGAACGCCACGCCGGTCGCGCCGAGCAGCGGCAGCGAGACGCCGAACGCCGCGACGGCGACGACGGCGAGGTGCGCGCCGGAGTTGACGGCCAGCGTGTCGGGCGAGGCCAAGGTGTTGCGGGACACCGACTGCAGCACCGCGCCGGCCACGCCGAGCGCGGCCCCGACGAGCAGTGCCGCGAGCAACCGCGGCAACCGCGACTCGAGGACCACGGCGGTGGTGTCGCCGGTCGCGCCGCCGAACACCAGCCGCAGCACGTCGAACGCGGCCACGCTCGCGGTGCCCTGCGTGAGGTGCACGGCCGAACCCAGCAGGACCAGCGCGGCGAGCGCGATCCCCAGCAGGGCGAGCCGCCCGCGGCGCCGGACGGCGGCCACGGGCGGCTCGGACAGGGTGACCACAGCGGCGCTATCCCTTGAGCGCGGCGACGGCGGCGTCGACGAACTGCTCCATCGACTTCGGCCCGCCGAACATCCACAGCGAGTCCGGGAAGCGGTGCACCTTGCCGCTCTTGACGAACGGGAGGTTCCGCCAGATCGCGTTGTTCGCCAGCTCCTGCTGGTACGGGTCGCCGTCGGCGTTGTTGGCCATGTACCAGAACCGCACGTCGGGCAGCTTGGTCAGGCCTTCGACGTCGGCCTGCGCGAGCCCGTAGGCCGGGTCGCCGTCCATCGGCCACGCGGTCTCGAGGCCGAGCCTGCCGAACACCGCGGACACCAGCGCGCCCTTGGTGTAGGGCCGGATGCTGACCGACCCGGAAGTGACGTAGGCGTCGGAGAAGGCGACCTTCTCGCCCGCCGCGCCCAGCTTCGCGACCTCGGCCTTGCCCGTGGTGAGCTTCTGCTCGAACTCGGACTTCAGCTGCGCGGCCTCGGCTTCGGTGCCGGTGGCCTTCGCGATGGTGTCCAGGTTGGCGTACATCCCGGCGATCGGGTCCTTCGCGCTGCCGCCGTTGATGACGATGACCGGGACCTTCGCCTCGATCTGCTCGAGCGCCCCTTCGGTGACGCTGTCGGTGACGATCACGAGGTCCAGCCCCAGCGAGCCGAGCGTGTCGAGGCTCGGCTCGCCGCGCGTGCCGATGTCCTTCGGCGTGCCGTCGAGCTTCTCGGCGCTCACCCACTGGCCGTAGCCCTTGATGTCGGACACGCCGACCGGCATGACGCCGAGCGAAACCAGGTGCTCGACACCGTTCCACTCGGTCGCCGCGACGCGCCGGGCCGGGTGAGGCAGCTTGACCTCCTTGCCGCGCGAGTCGACGACCGTGACCGGGCCGGCGGCGCTCGCGGTGGCGGCGCTGTTCGTGGGCTCCTCGGTCGTGCCGCAGGCGGCCACGAAGAACGTGGCGGCCGCGGTCAGGCCGAGGATCATCCGGGTGGTGCGCATGGTTCTCCTGTTTCGAGGGGTCAGACCGACGCGGTACGCGGTGCGGTGTCGTTGAAGCGGCCCACCGCGCGGGCGTGGATCCGCCCGTCGGCCGGGTCGAGCACGACGTCGACGCGGATGCCGTAGGCCCGGCTGAGGTTCGCCGAGGTCAGGACTTCGGCCGGCGGACCGTCGGCGGTGACCCGGCCGTCCTCCAGCAGCAGCACGCGGTCGGCGACGGCCGCGGCCTGGTCGAGGTCGTGCAGGACCACGCCCACCCCGACGCCGTGCCGGTCGGCGAGGTCGCGGACGACGTCGAGGATCTCGACCTGGTAGCGCAGGTCGAGGAAGGTCGTGGGTTCGTCGAGCAGCAGCAGCGCGGTGTCCTGGGCCAGGCAGCTCGCGAGCCACACCCGCTGCGCCTGCCCGCCGGAGAGCGCTTGCACCGGCCGGTCGGCGAGCGCGGTCAGGCCGGTCAGCGCCAGCGCGCGCTCGACGGCGGCGGGACCTTCGGGGTCGCGGCCGCCCCAGCGGGACCGGTGCGGGTGCCTGCCGAACTCGACCAGCTCGCGGACGCACACGCCACCGGGTGCGGTGCGGTGCTGCGACAGCAGGGTGATCCGCTTGGCGATGTCCTTTCCGGACAGTGCACGCAGGTCCGCGCCGTCGGCGAAGGTGACCGAGCCGGCGACGGGCGGGTGCAGCCGCGCCAGCGCGCGCAGCAGCGTCGACTTCCCGCTGCCGTTGGGGCCGATCAGCGCCGTCACGCGGCCCGCGTGGAGGGAGATGGACGCGGCGCGCACGACGACGTCGCTGCCGTAGGCGATGTCGATCTCGCGCGCTTGCACACCGCTGGGGTGGGGGACGGGGGACACGCGAGAACAATAAGGTCAGGCTTACCTAACTGCAAAGGTGGCGGTCGGCACATCGCGGGCAGTGATCAAGGGAACACCCGCACCGGCCGGGGAGTTGAGCTGGGCATGGACCAACTCGTGGATCGCACGATCGCCGCCCTCCGCGCCGAGCACGACGTGCTCGCCGGCCTCGTCCGCACCCTCACCGACGAGCAGCTGGCCGGCCCCAGCGGCGCCGCGGAATGGACGGTCGCGCAGGCTCTTTCCCACCTCGGCAGCGGTGCCGAGATCGGCCGCGCGCCGATCCTGCGCGCCGCCGGGGAAGCCGTCGAGGCCGAAGAAAACCCGACGATCTGGGCCCGCTGGGACGCGTCCGCGCCGCGCGCGCAGGCCGAGGGCTTCGTGGCGCACAACGGCCGCTGGCTCGAGACGGTCGAGGCGCTCACGCCGGAGCAGCGCGCGTCGCTGACCGTCGACCTCGGCTTCCTGCCGGAGCCGGTGCCGCTGGTGACGGCGCTGGGCATGCGGCTCAGCGAGGTCGCCAACCACTCGTGGGACGTGCGGGTGGGGCTGGACCCGGACGCCGGGGTCGACGCCGGCTCGGCCGCGGTGCTCGTCGACCTCCTGGCCGGGCCCGTCGGGTTCATGCTGAGCTTCCTGGCGAAGCCCGCCGAGCTGGCGAACCCGGTGTCCCTCGCCGTTCCCGGCGGGGGCCTGGTGATCGAGGACGCGGTCACCGTGGTGACCCACCTGGACGCGCCGACCGCGACGTTCGACGGGCCTCCGGAAGCGTTCGTCCGGCTGCTCAGCGGCCGGCTCAAGGCGCCGTACGACAAGGGCGTGACGGTCGAGGGCGACGTCACGCTCGACGAGCTGCGCCGCGTGTTCCCCGGGTTCTGACGGATCCGGGGCCGCCGGGCCGGTCGCGGCCGGCCCGGCGGCCCGGGCTCACTTCAGGTGCCGGGCGAAGAACCGGTTCCCGTCGTCGCCCTCGAAGGCCGGGACGCCGGTGTGCCCGCCCAGGTTGGCGTGCAACGTCTTTTCCTTGCTGCCGAAGGCGTCGAACAGGTCGAGAGCCTGCTGCCGGTCGTTGCCTTCGTCGTCCCACTGCAGCAGGACCAGCAGCGGCGCGGTGACCTGCCGGGCCTCCTCGAAGGTGGTCCTGGGCACGAAACTCCCGGCGAACAGGACGGCGGCCGCGATGCGCGGCTCGACCACCGCGAGCCGGACGGCGATGGCGATCACGCCGCCCGCGAACCCGACCGGGCCGCCGATCCCGGGCACGGCGAGCAGGGCGTCCAGGGCCGCCCGCCACTCCGGGACCGCCTGGTCGACCAGCGGGAGGACGAGCCGGTCGACGACGTCGTCGGAGACCGGTTCGCCGGCCGCCAGTGCGCGGCGCAGGTCGGCGCGGGCGTCGTCGACGTCCGCGAGCCGGGGCCGGTCGCCGCCGCCGGGCAGCTCGATGGTGGCCGCGGCGTAGCCCGCCGCCACGGAGTGCCGGGCTCGCGCCGCCAGCCGGGGGTACATCTTCGGCAGGCCGCCGGGGTGGCCGAGCAGGATCAGCGGGACCGGTGCGGTCGCGGATCCGGGCGTCCACAGGATGCCGGGGACGTCGCCGAGGGTGAATGCGCGCTCGAGGACACCGTCGCCGAGGCGTTGTTCAGAAGTGAAGTGCATGGTCGTGCCTTCCGGGAGTGCTGCGAACGGCGCTCCCGGGCGACCTATCGCCCGACCGTGACCCCGGAGGAGAGCACCCACGTCGTCTGGTTCACGGGTACCACCTCCTCGGTCTCTCGCACGGCCTCCGGCAAGTTAGCAGTGGCCGCCGTTGCGCCGCCAGCGCTTTTGCCGTCTCGTAAGGTGAGCGGCGGACGAGGGGGTGGCGGTGAGCGGATCGGGGCGGGCTCGGTTGCGCTCCGCCGTGCTCGCCGCCGCGTGGGCGCGGATCCCCGGGGTCGAGGTCCTGTCCGCCGGGGACGGCGGGCCGCTGACGCGCACCGTCAAGAAGATCATCGACCCGCTGGTCGTCCGCACCGCCGCGCGGCCACGGCTGGGGCGGCCGCTGCTCGAACCCGCCGAGGCCGCGGAACTGACCGCGCTGCTGCTCGCCGACGCCGCGCGGCTGCGGGCGACCGCCGCGTGGTTCACCCACCTCAAGCGGCAGCGCCGGGCCCTGCGCATCACCGCCGGCGACGTCCAGGACGTCTGCTTCCCCTTGGCCTACGAGCTGGCGACGGGTTCCGGCGCGCCGGGCCCGGACGCGCCGGAGGCCGCCGCGGCCGCGCTGCGCGAGCTGCACGGCGACGGCGAGGAAGCCGGGGTCGCGCGGCTGGCCGCGTACCTGGCCGATCCGCTGGTGGCCGCCGAGCTCACCGCGGAACTGCGCCGGCTCTGGCCGGCCGAGCCCGTGCTCCCGCACGGGGACGCCGTGGCGCTGCTCGGCGCCTTCGCGGACGACCTCGGCGAGGACGCCTGGCGCGCGCTCGCCGGCTCCGCCGCCGGACACGCGCTGGGGCTCGCCCTGCGCCACCCCGGCGGCACCGCGGCCGTCCCCGGTTCGGCGGAACTCGGGCTGCAGCGCGGGGAGCGCACCGCCGTGCCCCCGCTGCGGCGTCACGACGAAACCGGGCCCGAGCTGCTCGAGCGCAGTGTCGAACGGCGGGTGCGCGCCACCTTGCGCCGGCTGCCCGCCGACGAACGGGGTGCCGTGGAGGCCCTCGTCGACGACGAGCTCGCTCGGGCCGCTGCCGGGTTCGGGCTCGGCCTGCCCGCGCTGGCCACCTGCTTCGCGCTCGGCGTCGTCGTCGCCCCCGCCCTCCGGCCGCTCGACGGCGCTGCGCCCGGCGAGGCGCCCGGACTCGCGCGGGAGCTCAACGCCCGGGTCGCGCGCGAGGGGTACGTGCTGCACGCGCGCCGGGCGCTGGCCGGCACCACACCGCTCACCGCGCGGCCCGACCCCGAGCTCGTGCGCGACCTGCGGGAGTTCGCCAAGCAGTTCCTCGGCCGGCTGTGGATCCGGCTGCACGGCTTCGACGTCCGCGGCGACCGACCGGCCGACGCCGCCGACGTGCGTGACCTGCTCACCGGCGTCGTCCGCTCCACTTCGCTGGACTTGCGGACGAAGGTGCGTCGTGCGCTGGTGGCCCGCCTGCCGGATCTGGAGGCCGTGTCGTGACACACCCGGTGCACACCCCCGTCATCGCGGCGGACGGCGGGCTCGTCCGGTTCGCGCTCGCCGAGCTGCTCGCGGGCGGGCCGCGGACGATGCGCGTCGAACTGAGCGACGCCGCGGCCGCGGAACCGTGGCTGACGCGGCTCGTCGGCGAAGAAGCCGCGCTGGCCGCTCTCACGACCGGGGCCGCCGAGGTGCCCGCCCGGCCGGAACTGGCGGACCTCGCGCTGCTGCTGTGGGCTCGCCGGTGGTGGCCCGCGAGTCCCGGCCTCGGCGTTGCGCCGCTGGATCCCGCGCTGCTGGACCTGGAAGCCGCGGTCGCGACGGCGGCCGTGGCCGAAGGCGTGCTGGACGGCTTCGAAGCCACGCCGGGCGAACTGTTCGACGCCGCCGCCGAAGGGATCGCCGCGACCTCGGTCGCCGAAGAGGTCCGCGAGCTGTGCCTCCGGTTGGCGGCCTGGTTCGACGAGCGGGACGACGTCGTGCGTGCCGAAGCGGCGGCCGCGCTGGCGGCGGCCGTCTCGCCGGGACAGCGGGCGTACGCGCTGGCCGCGGGCGCCGGGGGGATGGCGGCCGGGGACGGGATCGTGGCCGAGGGCCGGGCGAGCGTCGACTGGGCGCGGGTGCCGCCGGGGATCCTCGACGCCGCGGACGACACCGTGACCTGGCGGATCGTCGCCGCGCCGACCGGCACCCGGCTCGAGGTCGAGGTCGCCGGGGCCTTCGCCGACGCGGCTCTCACGGCGTTCGCCACCCGCGACGGCGAGGTCGTCGCGGAAGTTCCGCTGCACCTGGGGGCCGCGCGGTTCGCCGGCGCGGCGGACTTCGCCGGATCCGTCCCCATCGGACTCGTCGTCGGCGTGACGGCGGAAAGCATCACCGGGACGACGCCGGAAGACCGCGCCGAGGTGGTCGCGCTCGTGCGGGCGCGCGAGGCGCTGCCGCCGACGGCCCGGACGCTGGCCGAGCGCGCGGTGGCCGCGGCCGCCGGCGAGGAGTTCTGACGTGCTCGCCGGTCTGCCGCCGCCGCTCACCCCGCCGGACCGGCCGCTGCCCGCCGAACTGGCCGGGGCGAGTTCGCACGGCTACAACTGCCGTTGCGTGGCAAGGCACTTCGGCCTCGACCCGGAGCCGTACGGCGAACTGCCGGCGTGTTCGCTCACCGAAGCCGAGTACCGGCGGCTGCTGGGAGACGCCGTCGAGACCCAGCAGAAGGCCAAGCGGCTCGCCGCGGCGCGAGATTTCGCCGGCGCGCAACGGGAATACGGCCGGCTGCGGCAGTTCGCGCAGCGGCTCGACCGGACCGACCTGGAACTCGCCGCCGTCAGCGATCTGGCCACCCTCCGCTACGCCGCCGGTGACCTGCGCACCGCGCGGCAGTGCGCCGAGGCCGTGCTGGCCGCCTTCCCGGTGAGCGCCGCCGCGGCCGTCCACTTCGGACAGTACGCCGAGCTGCGGATGATCGAAGGATCCCGCGAAGTCGCCGACCGCGTGCTGATCTCGCTGTCCACGGAGGAGGGCGACGTCGGCCGGGCCCGCGAGCTGATCGCGGGACAGCGGCACCGGGCGGCGCAGCGGAAGGCGGCCGGGCCGGCGCAGTACCCGCCCGAGCTGCTCGACCCGCACGGCGCCGACGAACTGGAGCTGCGCATCCTCGAGGTGCGCGTCGAGGCGGCGGCCGGTGACCCGGCCGGCGCGCTGGCCGCGCTCGACGGGATCCTCGCCGAGCTCGACGGGATCCTCGCCGACGAAGCTCAAGTCGAATCGCTGCGGGTGATGGCACGCGCCGAACGCGCCCGCCTCCGCCAAGCCGGTGGCGAGAACGCGGACGCGCGGGCCGACCTGGTCCGGCTCGACGCCCAGCACGAAGGCGCGAAGTTCGCCATCGACCTCGCCGCGGACCGCGCGCTGGGCGGCGATTTCCCGGGCGCGGTCGCGGCGATCGCCGCCGCCCGTGACGAGCTCGCGGCCACCGGCGCGACCGGTGACGTGGCGGAGGCGAGCCACGCGCTGGGCACGCTCCTGCTGCTCGCGGGTGACCCCCGCCAGGCTCGTGCTCAGTTCGAGCACGCCGGCCGGCTCTGGACGGCCAACGGCGACACGCCGGGTCTGCGCCGGCTCGACGTGGCGCTGGCCCGGTGTGCGGCGGCCGAGGGGGATTGGGCGACGGCGGAGGAGCACGTGACGCGCGCGCGGGCGGCCGGGGAGTGGCTCCAGCGCCTGCACACGGACTTCGTGGCGGCCACGATCGGCTTCGCCCGCGGCGAAGACCTCCCTGCCGTGCTTGACCTGCTGCTCCCGGTGGCGCTGGCGGCGGCGGACTACCGGTTCGAGTTCGCGTCGCCGCGGGCGCGCACGGCCTGGGCGCGCGACGTCGCCGGCCCGGCGACCGAACTGCTGATGACGGTGCTCGCCCGGCTGAAGGCGCCGCGGCTGGCCGCCGAACTGATCGAGCGCACCTGCGCGGTCGGCGCGTACACCGGGGCCGGGGCGCCCGCGCTCGACCTGACCGGCACGCTGCCCGGCCTCGAACCCGCACCGCCCGGCGCCGGGCTTCCGTTGGCCGCACTGGGTTCCGTCACGGCGTCGCTCCCGCTGCGGCTCGCCCCGCCGCCGGCCCTGCGCTGGTCGCCGGACGCGCCGATGGAGCTCGACCGCTGGCTCGGCGTCGCCGCCGACCGGTACGGCTCGCCCCGGCCGGACCCAGTTCCCGTCACGACGTGGCCCGCCGCCGCACCCGGGCGCGAGACGTTCCTCCTGCGCTACGCCGACGCCGGCCACACGTATCTGAGCTGGCGCAGCACCGAGGACCTCGACGCGGTCCACGTCCACTCGATCGGCGCCGAGTTGGTCGCGACGGCCCGCGAGGTCCTGGCCGAGGCGTCGCCGACACCGCGTGAAGGGGAGAGTGCCGCCGACGCCGTCCGGCGCTCCCTCGGCGAGGACGCCTTCGGCAGCCTCGCCGGCGAACAGCGCGTGGCCCGGGTGCTCGCCCTCAACCTGCTGCCCGCGGACCTCGTCACGCGGCTGCGCGACGCCGCGGCCGGTGGCCGGCGCCCGCTTCTGCGCGTGCAGCCTTCGCCCAGCCTCGCCGCGGTGCCGTGGGGCCTGCTCGCGCTGCCCGACCGGCGGCCGGACCAAGCGCTCGAACCCGGCGAGGAGGGCAGCTGCTTCGACGGCGACGAGCGCGTTCTCGACGTCGCCGACGTCTCCCTGCTCGCGCCCGCCGGGATCCCGCGCCGCCCGCCGCGGGCCGCCGAAGGGCCGCCGGTGTACCTGCTCGACCCGCGGATTCCCGGCCAGAGCGCGTTCGGCGAGCTGGGCTCGGTGCTCGGCAAGCAGGAGCCGGCGTCGCCGCTGATCCGGTACCTGGACGCGCGGCTCGCCGCCGGCCCGGTCCGGCCGGCCGCCGCGCGCGGGCTCGACCTGGTCCGCCGCACCGACACCGACCGGCGGCTGCTCACCCGGCTGCTGGCCGAGCCGTGTTCGCGGCTGGTGTTCGCCGGGCACGTCAGCCAGGTCCGCGACGAGCACGGCGCGCAGACCGCGCTGCACCTGTCGTGCCCGGCCGACGTGCCCGGCACCGCCGAGCCGATCGGAGCGCACCGGCCATACACCGCCGCCGACCTCGCACTGTCCGATGTGGACACCATGCCGGCGCGGGTGGCGCTGATCGGCTGCGCGAGCGCGAGCGACTTCGGCCTGCCCGAGCCGTTCGGCGTGCTGCTCGCCGCGGTCGCGGCCGGCGCCCGCCTGGTGGCCGCGACGGTGTGGGCGCTGCCGACGTCGGCGGCGGTGCCCGGCGCGGACCCGATGGCCGAGCTGGTGATCGCCGTCGACACCGCCCTCGACGGCGACGACCCCGTGACCGAGCTGTGCGCGTGGCAGCGCACCCGGCTCGCACGCTGGCGCGAACAGCCCGAGCCGGCCCGCTCGCCCGCCTTCTGGGCGGCGCTGACCTGCCTCGACGCCTCGGACGACGGGCAAACCTGGGTTCGGTAGCACCGCGGCCCGCCGAAGCTGTGCACACCGCACAGAGAGGCAGGACCGATGTTCAAGAAGATCCGCCGTCAGCTCGACGAAGCCACCCAGCAGGGCGCGGCCCGCGGCGCGCAGCAGTTCCAGCAGCACGCGGAGCAGTTCCGCCGGGCGGCCGCGGCCCAGGGGTACGACATCACCCCGCAGCTGCCCACGCCGCAGCTCGCCGCACAGGCGTTCCGGGCGATGAACGCCGACCCCGAGACGGCGGCGTTCCTGGCGCTGCCCGCCGAGGAGCAACTGCGCCAGCAGCGGGAACTGCAGGCCTACGGCACGGAACTGCGCCGCCTGTACGACACCGGCGAGCGGGCCACCCTGGTCGTCCGCGCACTGGAGCCGACTGACCGGCCGCTCGCCGGGCAGGCCCGCTACACCGCGACGCTGGAGGTCACCCGCGCCGACGGCACCACGTACCGGACGGTGACGCCGCTGATCACGCCGATGGCGACGGTTCAGCAGTACGCCCCCGGCACCCGCCACGAGGCCCGCGTCGACCCAGCCGATCCGGCGAAGGTCGCCGTGTTCGGCCCGCTCGATTAACGCCGCGGTGTCGGGGGCTGGTCGGGGGTTGGAGGGGTCGCGAATGAGTCATTGGCGGCGTTGGGGGTCCCGAATGAGTCATTGGCGACCTTGGCCCGCTCGCCTGGCGCTGTGGTGTCAGGGCGTTGCTCGGCGGCTGGAGGGGTCGCGAATGGGTCATTGGCGGCCTCGGAGGTCCCGAATGAGTCATTCGCGACCTCGGCCCACCTGCCCGACCCGCAGGACCGGCCCGCAAGACCGGCGCGCCACGGCGACTCGGCCGTGAACCTGAACCGAACCGAAAGGAGGCGCGGTGTTCGCCTACGGATTACCGGGGGACCCACGGCTGAGCAACCACCGTCGACGCGGGCGGTTGTGGCTGCTCGGCGTGCCCACCACACTCGCCTGGGCCGCGGCCGGCTGGTCCGGCTCGCTCGGGCTGCTGGACGGCTTCCGGCTGATGTCGCTGAACCGCGTCGACGCGTGGGGGGCCGACGCGGGCCCGGTGGCTTCGCTCGTGTTGTTCTTCAGCCTCTCGATCACGGTGGCGTCGTCGCTCGGCTTCGCGATGCTGTGGGCCGCGGGCCCGTCCCTGGACCGGCTGTCCACCGGCTTCCGGGCGGGCTCGCTCACCGCCGCACTGGGCGTGGCGCTCGGCAGCGGTGTGGCGATCCCGTCGTGGACGCCACCGGAAGCGGTCGGGCGGCGGCTGCCGTTCCTCGACGGCGACGGCGAGCCGTGGTCCGATGTGGACTGGGTCGTCTACTACGAGCCCTACCTGGTGCCCGCGGTGTCCGCGCTGGTGGCGCTGGTGCTGATCGTGGTGCTGCTGCGGGCGTTCCTCACCGAGGCGGAGGCCGACGACCGCACCGAAGCCCTGCGCCGGTACGGCCGCGAGGTGACCGGGACCGTCACGCACGTCGAGTTCACCAACGTCTGGGTGCTGGGCAACCCGCGGTTCGTGGTCCACGTCCGGTTCACGGCGGAAACCGGGGAGCGCTCGGTGGTGACGACCATGATCACGCCCTTCCTCCAGGCCCCGTCCCGCGGTTCGGCCGTGCGCGTCCGCTACGACCCCCAGAACCCGGAAGCCGTGCTGGTGGAACCGGATCCGGCCGAGTCGCCGTTCTGCTGAGGAGTTCCGATGTCCCTTGCCGCACTGGTGCGCGGTTTCCTCGGCGGCGGCGTCGCCGGGGTGGCGCTGAACGCCTTCGTCACCGGGACCGTGCTCGAACGGGTCCCGCTCGTCCTGACCGGCCTCGGCCTTCCCGTCGCGTACGGCGTGCTGCTGTTCCTCGCCGGGCTGCCTCGCCGCGCTCGCGAGGCGGCGGTCGTTCCCCGCGTCGCGCTCGCGAGGATCGAAAGCCGGCGTGCCGGCGGCACCGAAACGGGGGACGTCCCGCTCACCTGCGTCCTCACCGTCGCGCCCGGCGGCGAGCCGTCGTTCCGCGTCGAGATCACCCACCACGTCAACCTGGCCGACCTGCCCGGCGTCCGGACGGGTGACGTCGTGGTGGTCGAGTACCCACCGGACCGGCCGTGGCGGGCCCGGGTCGTGCCCAATCCGACGGCGGAGTGGCGGCGCCGGGCCGAGGGGGCGGTGGTCGAGCCGGCGCCCGAGTCCGCGACGGTCGCGCCGCCGCCGGAGGGGTGCGGGTTGGCGGTGGCCGCTTTCGCGGGCTTGCTGATCGGCGCCGCGGTCGTCGTGGGGGTCTTCCGGGTGGAACTGTTCAGCCCCGGGGCGGAACCGACCACGACGAGCACCGTGGCCGCCCTCCCGGACGCCGAAGAACTGCGCGAGGCGGGGCTGCCGGCGGACCTGATCCCCGAAGTGGTCGGGCAAGCGGCGAAGGCCCTCGACGTGGGGTCGCCGCGGACCTGGCAGTTCACGATCGTGCGGAGCGACGGCGACGTCACCGTCCGGGTCACCGTGAGCGGGCCCGGGGGCACTGCCTCGTTCGCCGTGCCGCCGCGGTGAGGCTCAGCGCCGGCTCGTCGACGCCGCGCAGAGCGCCAGCCGCTCGCGGGCGTCGGTGAGGGTGGGGTAGACCGGGAGCAAGTGCTCGAGGTGCAGCGCGGCGATCGGCCGCCGCACCGCGTGCTGGTCACTGGCGATGACGCAGGGGATGCCGGCGGCGTGCGCTTCGGCGGTGGTCAGCAGCAGCACCCGCAGGGCGGCGGCCGAGCAGAAGCCGACCCGGGTGAGGTCCACGAGCAGCGCGGGCGGGCGTTGGGCCAGCTCGGCGCTCAGGCGTTCGAACAGGCGTTCGGCGAGGTGCTGGTCGAGGTCCCCGACGGCCGTCAGCACGGTGGACTCGCCGCTCGCGGTGACCGTGACGGTCGTGGTCCGCCGGTGGAACCGGGCTACCGGATCTTCAGTGCGCATGGGTC of Amycolatopsis solani contains these proteins:
- a CDS encoding STAS domain-containing protein; amino-acid sequence: MRTEDPVARFHRRTTTVTVTASGESTVLTAVGDLDQHLAERLFERLSAELAQRPPALLVDLTRVGFCSAAALRVLLLTTAEAHAAGIPCVIASDQHAVRRPIAALHLEHLLPVYPTLTDARERLALCAASTSRR
- a CDS encoding ABC transporter ATP-binding protein; this translates as MSPVPHPSGVQAREIDIAYGSDVVVRAASISLHAGRVTALIGPNGSGKSTLLRALARLHPPVAGSVTFADGADLRALSGKDIAKRITLLSQHRTAPGGVCVRELVEFGRHPHRSRWGGRDPEGPAAVERALALTGLTALADRPVQALSGGQAQRVWLASCLAQDTALLLLDEPTTFLDLRYQVEILDVVRDLADRHGVGVGVVLHDLDQAAAVADRVLLLEDGRVTADGPPAEVLTSANLSRAYGIRVDVVLDPADGRIHARAVGRFNDTAPRTASV
- a CDS encoding iron ABC transporter permease; amino-acid sequence: MVTLSEPPVAAVRRRGRLALLGIALAALVLLGSAVHLTQGTASVAAFDVLRLVFGGATGDTTAVVLESRLPRLLAALLVGAALGVAGAVLQSVSRNTLASPDTLAVNSGAHLAVVAVAAFGVSLPLLGATGVAFAGGLAAAVFVLALSGTGGTGIIRLVLAGTAISLALISVTQVLLLLYAQETRGLFAWGEGSLEQNGLGGVRTLGPLIGVAVAALLGLSRRLDLVHVGDDHARTLGVHVGRVRVAAIALAVLLAAAAVTLAGPIGFVGLAAPALARLLAPVVPGLHRHAALLPFSAALGAALLLGADVLLRAIISPQRALEVPTGVVTTILGALFLIVLARTARITSATAEPPSAGARGGVSALRYRVVLAGLALAVAGAAVGAVLLGDAKLLLGDVVTWLSGQAGPIVTGVLDTRVPRVVAALLAGAALALGGALTQAVARNPLAEPGMIGVVGGAGLGAVTVITLVSGVGFWTLTGAAGLGAALAMAVVFAVAARGGFASERLVLIGFGVHAATQALVTLLITLSDPWNETKSLTWLGGSTYGRTLTHLVPMALALLLAVPVLIRMRRELDLLALDDETPRVLGVPVGRTRLLLLSCAVLLTGAAVAGIGVLTFVGLVAPHAARAIVGSRHSRLLPTAALLGALLVCAADTLGRTVIAPGQLPAGLMTAIIGAPYFVWLLYRHRRGSD
- a CDS encoding ABC transporter substrate-binding protein; protein product: MRTTRMILGLTAAATFFVAACGTTEEPTNSAATASAAGPVTVVDSRGKEVKLPHPARRVAATEWNGVEHLVSLGVMPVGVSDIKGYGQWVSAEKLDGTPKDIGTRGEPSLDTLGSLGLDLVIVTDSVTEGALEQIEAKVPVIVINGGSAKDPIAGMYANLDTIAKATGTEAEAAQLKSEFEQKLTTGKAEVAKLGAAGEKVAFSDAYVTSGSVSIRPYTKGALVSAVFGRLGLETAWPMDGDPAYGLAQADVEGLTKLPDVRFWYMANNADGDPYQQELANNAIWRNLPFVKSGKVHRFPDSLWMFGGPKSMEQFVDAAVAALKG
- a CDS encoding DUF3592 domain-containing protein, giving the protein MPTTLAWAAAGWSGSLGLLDGFRLMSLNRVDAWGADAGPVASLVLFFSLSITVASSLGFAMLWAAGPSLDRLSTGFRAGSLTAALGVALGSGVAIPSWTPPEAVGRRLPFLDGDGEPWSDVDWVVYYEPYLVPAVSALVALVLIVVLLRAFLTEAEADDRTEALRRYGREVTGTVTHVEFTNVWVLGNPRFVVHVRFTAETGERSVVTTMITPFLQAPSRGSAVRVRYDPQNPEAVLVEPDPAESPFC
- a CDS encoding maleylpyruvate isomerase family mycothiol-dependent enzyme, encoding MDQLVDRTIAALRAEHDVLAGLVRTLTDEQLAGPSGAAEWTVAQALSHLGSGAEIGRAPILRAAGEAVEAEENPTIWARWDASAPRAQAEGFVAHNGRWLETVEALTPEQRASLTVDLGFLPEPVPLVTALGMRLSEVANHSWDVRVGLDPDAGVDAGSAAVLVDLLAGPVGFMLSFLAKPAELANPVSLAVPGGGLVIEDAVTVVTHLDAPTATFDGPPEAFVRLLSGRLKAPYDKGVTVEGDVTLDELRRVFPGF
- a CDS encoding dienelactone hydrolase family protein, coding for MHFTSEQRLGDGVLERAFTLGDVPGILWTPGSATAPVPLILLGHPGGLPKMYPRLAARARHSVAAGYAAATIELPGGGDRPRLADVDDARADLRRALAAGEPVSDDVVDRLVLPLVDQAVPEWRAALDALLAVPGIGGPVGFAGGVIAIAVRLAVVEPRIAAAVLFAGSFVPRTTFEEARQVTAPLLVLLQWDDEGNDRQQALDLFDAFGSKEKTLHANLGGHTGVPAFEGDDGNRFFARHLK